One window of the Pseudomonadota bacterium genome contains the following:
- a CDS encoding alpha/beta fold hydrolase encodes MRLLIALLVLLLTGGCTGVFMYPDNVRVIDPSAYGLKFSENLLQDGQGPDLIYWDIQAKGKYQGTILFLHGNAGNVSTHLRAVSWLPEEGYRVIMLDYRGYGGSQGYSEIRGVHHDAERMFRFVAAMEPDRSRRILFGQSLGASIALYTQGSQQDEEFFSAIIADSPFASYREITREKVGSFWLLYPFQYPISLLILETYSPINMVKKITVPTLFIHGQDDQIVLPHHSLDLCQAMKGYCTRWEISGMDHIHALNGIGLRKRTIQWIQEVTTAARGKGKH; translated from the coding sequence ATGAGACTTTTGATTGCTCTACTGGTGCTGTTGTTAACTGGAGGCTGCACCGGTGTATTTATGTACCCTGACAATGTTCGGGTGATTGATCCGAGTGCTTATGGTCTGAAGTTCTCCGAAAACCTGCTTCAGGATGGACAAGGCCCCGATCTGATCTATTGGGACATTCAGGCCAAGGGGAAATATCAGGGTACTATTCTCTTTCTGCACGGTAATGCCGGAAACGTGAGTACACATCTGAGAGCAGTTTCATGGCTGCCGGAGGAGGGCTATCGCGTAATTATGCTCGACTACCGAGGGTACGGTGGATCTCAGGGGTATTCTGAAATTAGGGGCGTTCACCATGATGCGGAGCGCATGTTCAGATTTGTAGCGGCGATGGAACCGGATCGTTCACGGCGTATTCTCTTCGGCCAGAGTCTTGGGGCGAGCATTGCTCTTTATACGCAGGGAAGCCAACAAGATGAAGAGTTTTTTTCTGCGATAATCGCAGATTCTCCTTTTGCCAGCTACCGCGAGATTACGCGTGAAAAAGTTGGCAGCTTCTGGCTACTCTATCCATTTCAGTATCCGATCAGCCTGCTGATTCTTGAAACCTATAGTCCGATCAACATGGTTAAAAAAATTACCGTACCGACACTATTTATTCATGGTCAAGATGACCAGATCGTGCTGCCACATCACTCACTTGATCTGTGTCAGGCGATGAAAGGCTATTGCACGCGCTGGGAGATTTCGGGAATGGATCACATCCATGCGCTAAACGGTATCGGTTTGCGCAAGCGCACGATTCAATGGATTCAGGAAGTCACCACAGCTGCCCGCGGGAAGGGTAAACACTAA
- a CDS encoding DUF4105 domain-containing protein: MTAPIGISWADPLNVSSVQLKLLSEDAQWRALLHYDQLVSRISPNSRAAESDFFLSEAGKTDPRAELEATLRAMLSAEPLDDTHAICRFPARFLWLSKKSELTSLLFPKPACQRFRQWYDAISAQGITLIFPASFVNNPASAFGHTFLRLDHGSADDDTRLLDYAADFAAATHGENALLYAIKGIFGGFDGFFSVGPFYKKVEKYSDLENRDIWEYHLNLNRDEVSMLTFHLWELREKPFSYFYFDENCSYHILALLDVARPSLGLIQSMRLWVIPIDTIREIQVHPGLVDKVVFRASAATKLHGRIDQTASSAQTLALKAADSSQDLDKSIEENSGSPENLASALDLGYDFLTYQRIRTRSDSVEEKQRAWKLLAARSSLPPAKALEYPVPVVRAENGHKTAMLSLGVGRSEDLGISEFVFRPAFHSLSDPLGGYLPGNQIKFFETVARYTEGRGVELNRFTALDIMALTPRDRFFQPVSWRVNLSYQQYQREKADPLGLGSLSAGGGRSYKLAEPILAYGLIEGAFEYSDMLNHSNALGVGPRLGLIYTPADRYATEISFSQRNFLTGDTHSEQLGSVSQRVNIIENTVLRFDVNYTDAFQNSYWSSMIRLERFFTP; encoded by the coding sequence ATGACTGCGCCGATCGGTATCAGCTGGGCGGACCCGCTAAATGTCTCTTCCGTACAGCTCAAACTTCTGTCTGAAGACGCACAGTGGCGAGCCCTGTTGCACTACGATCAGCTCGTTTCGCGCATCTCTCCGAATTCACGTGCCGCAGAATCTGATTTCTTTCTCTCTGAAGCCGGGAAAACAGATCCTCGGGCGGAGTTGGAGGCCACGCTCAGAGCTATGCTATCAGCAGAGCCGCTTGATGACACGCACGCTATCTGCCGCTTTCCTGCACGCTTCCTCTGGCTTTCAAAAAAGAGTGAGCTTACTAGTCTTTTATTTCCGAAGCCTGCTTGCCAGCGATTTCGCCAGTGGTATGACGCAATATCAGCACAGGGCATTACGCTTATTTTCCCGGCTTCATTTGTTAACAATCCTGCATCAGCATTCGGGCACACATTTCTGCGCCTCGATCATGGCTCCGCAGATGATGACACGCGGCTACTTGATTATGCCGCTGATTTCGCCGCTGCAACCCACGGTGAGAACGCCTTACTTTATGCAATTAAAGGCATTTTCGGTGGGTTTGACGGCTTTTTTTCGGTGGGTCCATTTTATAAGAAAGTTGAAAAATACAGCGACCTTGAGAACCGAGATATCTGGGAGTATCACCTTAACCTGAACCGGGACGAAGTCTCGATGCTGACGTTTCATCTCTGGGAGCTAAGAGAGAAGCCATTCAGCTATTTTTACTTTGATGAAAACTGCTCATATCATATCCTTGCGCTGCTAGACGTAGCGCGGCCCTCGCTGGGATTAATTCAGTCAATGCGTCTCTGGGTAATTCCAATAGATACAATTCGCGAGATTCAGGTGCATCCGGGGCTAGTAGATAAAGTTGTATTTCGAGCATCTGCCGCTACTAAATTGCATGGACGCATAGATCAAACTGCATCATCAGCACAGACCCTGGCGCTTAAGGCTGCGGATTCTTCGCAGGATCTTGATAAGTCAATCGAGGAAAACTCAGGAAGCCCGGAGAATCTCGCTTCAGCGCTCGATCTCGGGTATGACTTTTTGACCTATCAACGTATTCGTACCCGTAGCGATTCAGTAGAGGAAAAGCAGCGTGCATGGAAGCTGCTCGCCGCCCGCAGTTCCCTGCCACCGGCAAAGGCGCTTGAATATCCAGTACCTGTCGTGCGGGCAGAAAATGGTCATAAAACCGCAATGCTCAGCCTGGGAGTCGGGCGATCCGAAGATCTGGGAATCTCTGAATTTGTTTTCCGTCCGGCTTTTCACTCTTTGAGTGACCCGCTGGGCGGATATCTGCCGGGAAATCAGATCAAATTTTTTGAAACTGTGGCACGATATACTGAAGGCCGCGGAGTTGAACTAAATCGCTTTACTGCACTCGACATCATGGCGCTGACACCTCGCGACCGATTTTTTCAGCCAGTATCCTGGCGTGTTAACCTGTCTTATCAGCAATATCAGCGAGAAAAAGCTGACCCACTTGGACTTGGCTCGTTAAGTGCGGGTGGAGGGAGAAGCTATAAGCTGGCCGAGCCTATTCTTGCCTATGGACTGATCGAAGGGGCTTTTGAATATTCTGATATGCTCAACCACAGCAATGCTCTTGGCGTTGGACCACGTCTCGGCTTGATCTACACACCTGCAGATCGGTATGCCACGGAGATTTCATTTTCACAGCGTAATTTTCTTACTGGAGATACCCATAGTGAGCAGCTTGGTAGCGTCTCTCAGAGAGTCAATATCATCGAAAATACGGTGCTCCGGTTTGACGTCAATTATACTGATGCGTTTCAGAACTCATACTGGAGTTCAATGATCCGACTGGAGAGGTTTTTTACTCCATGA